The nucleotide sequence GAGGGCGTGGGGACCAGCGCCAATGATGGCAATATCGGTATTAGAGGCTTCTACGGACATAACAATCGTGCTAGATTAAGCAGTACTTTAAAATGATAATCATTCTCGCACATGCTAACACCAGTAATCAAAAGTCAAAACTGAGCAGACAGGAGACAACAGAGAGCAGAGGAGACTAGGAGCAGAGGAGAAATTACTAGTCACTGATAACTGATAACTGATAACTGAGAGTAAATTGGTAGGATGCTTTATCTATCTCCCTATGATTCCTGCCAGAAGAGTTTATTTGTTGCTGTTATTGGGAATAGCAGTCGCACCTCTATTAGCCACAATTTGGAACGTACCGCGCAGTATCTTGGTAATGCTGCTTTTTGATACTGTGATTTTAGGACTGACGATCGCCGACAGCTTATTAGTACGCCGTCATCGCATCCAAGTCGAGCGATCGCTACCCGCTAGACTTTCCATCGGACGGGATAATCTGGTGGTTGTGACAGTGCGATCGCTTAAAAAATCAGCTCAAATTCAAATTTACGATTATTACCCGATGCAGTTTGCTGTTTCTGCCAATACGCTGACTGCTGCTCTTGCATCTAACAGCACGACGGACTTAACTTATACAATTCACCCCAACCAACGGGGAGAATTTGGCTGGGGAGATCTGCAAGTGAGACAATTGGGTGCTTGGGGATTAGGTTGGGATAATTGGAAGATTCCTCAAAGTCAGAAAGTGAAAGTTTATCCTGATTTAGTAGGGTTGCGATCGCTCTCGATTCGTTTGACACTACAATCGGCTGGTTCGATCCGCAAGCTGCGCCAACGGGGAATCGGCACGGAATTTGCCGAGTTGAAAGATTATAGTACGGGTGATGATTTGCGGTTGATTGACTGGAAAGCTACGGCTCGTCGCAACCGTCCTTTGGTGCGAGTTTTGGAGCCAGAACACGAACAAACCCTGATTATTCTATTGGATAGAGGACGCTTGATGACGGCTCAAGTATCAGGGTTAAAGCGGTTTGATTGGGGTTTAAACGCAACTTTGGCTTTAGCACTAGCGGGAATTCATCGCGGCGATCGCGTGGGTGTGGGAGTATTTGATAAACAAATGCAGACTTGGATACCACCAGAACGAGGGCAAAATCAATTAAATAAACTGATCGATCGCCTGACACCAATTCAACCCGTATTACTCGAATCTGACTACATCAGTGCTGTAACGAGTATTGTCAAGCAACAAGCTCGCAGAGCTTTAGTAGTATTAATTACAGATATTGTTGATATTACCGCTTCTGCCGAATTATTGGCAGCATTGGGCAGACTCACACCCCGTTATTTACCTTTTTGCGTTACATTGCGCGATCGCCAAGTGGATCGGTTAGCTAATACTTCTACAGATGAAGTTAATCCGACTTATGCCCGTGCTGTGGCTTTGGATTTATTATCTCAGCGTCAAGTTGCCTTTGCTGGGTTGAAACAAAAAGGCGTTTTGGTATTGGATGCACCAGCCGATTTAATTTCCGAACAGTTGGTAGAGCGATATTTGCAGCTCAAGGCGAGGAATCAATTGTAATGGGTAGTTGGTGATTGGTAGTTGGTAGTTGGTAAGAATAAGGTAGCCTAGTCATGACACATTTTTTGACTTTTAACTTTTGACTTGTCGTAGAATACTCACACTTTGAGCGGAACGTAAGATATATCAAACAGCGATCGCCAATGGTTATAGCAGCGACAATATTACAGGTGTGGCTCAACTGTTCGTGTGATTAGTTGAGCCAAATTGTTATGTTTTAATCTCGCGGCAACAATTGCCGCAATTCTTGTGGTAGAAAGCGATCGCAGAAATGCTCGATCGCTCTGCTATGGCGTTGGTATAAAACACCCAAGTATATAATCGATATTCCCAAAACAGTGAGTGCAAAAGGAAATAGTAAGGCATCTTTAAACACTGTATAAGCGAGATGACCTAAATACCCAAAAACACCCATAGCGCCAAAAACCATAAAAACTTTGCGTTTCAATAACACCGATAGTAAAATTAATCCCAGATTAATTAAACAATAAATAAATTTTTGCCACTCATTGCTATTGCCCATCAAAGTCATACCAAACCAGAAGGCAAGTAAGCCAAATAGATACAGCCAAAAGGCAAAATCTCCATCTCGTCTGCGCGTGCGAAGATCGATTAAATAGGCGACAACAATACATGCAATTCCAAACCATAGAGAAACCAAAAGTCTTTGTTCCCAAGTAAAATCATTTTTACCAAATAGCAATGGCGTTAAATCCATTGACATGAAATATAGTGAAAAAGCAATAGGCGCAGTCAAAAATGGAAATCTAACAAACTTGAGTGCAATTAAACCTGCAATAACAGTTCCCAATTCCATCAAAAACCAACTGCCTTTAATCCAAACATAGTAATTTCGATATACACCTGGATCGCCTTGAATCCAAAATCCCATCCATCTTTGCAGTCCATAAATTGCTAGAGGAGTCATGCAAACTGCGATCGCAAATAGCAATCCCCCAGGAATTTTCATATTTTGGTGAAAGTACAAAGTTTTGCCCGCCATAACGAAGCAAAATGTATAAATACTAGCTAATAGAAACATTCCACCGCCACCAAATGATTCCCATGCTAAATTCATAAACCAACTCATGGCAGAGATGACAACCAAAGCCCCAAAATAGAAAGCTACGTTGGCAAAATTAAATTGGGGGCGATCGCCGCTCCGGTGAGATAATGCTTGCCATAGCGCGTCTGCTTGCGCCTCAGTAATTAAGCCTTGGGAAGCTGCCCAAGACAAATCTTCTTTGTAAATTTTCATACTCGAAACCATAGGAGCATTTAACTCCATCATGAAAGTCAGTTTCGAGAAAATGTACGGTTATTGTGCCACTATCGAAGGTGCTTATTTTTACATTTAAATTTGCGCGGTACGTTTTTTAACGCTTAATTTTGTAGGGTACGTTAAATAACACACCCTACCAGCTTAACCCTGGAAATAATGGCACTTCTTCCCTGTGATATTTCGCTAAATAATCTTTAAAAGACGTGCCACCAGTTCCGACTTCTACATCTGTATCTAATGCCTTTGATAAAGCATCTAAAACCCGTTCCATGTCAATAATCATCTGATGGAAAGCAAGTTCGCAGATTTGATGTATGGAAATAAACAAATCTTCATCTTTTGAAGCAGTTAGAGTTTTTTTACAGCTAATTAGCGCCTCAATGTTGTGATAATTCCAATAATGATTTTTGCTGACATCCAAATTAGGATCGAGGGGAGGTAGAGGTTGATAAGATTCAGACATAGTAGTACAAACGTTACACTTAACGCCTATACATTATATTGACAAGAATTGCGATCGCACGATAGGAATTGTGGGGCGATCGCCAAATCCTCCATTTGGAGGTCAACAAATGTTGACTTATAGTAGTAATCTGAAAAATATAGACTGTTAGTATTACGGTCATAGCCAAAGTGGTCATACCCAAAGTTAACTGAATGCTGCTTTGAGAGGTTAATAGTATGGATAGATTGCAGCAACTGCTTCGGAACTCATTCATTCGCCTAGAAGGATTACTGTATCAAATATTTGGATTTTTTCGCAAAATCTGGGGTTTCTTTTATCAACGCTTACTTATTTTGCTACAAGTGCTAGGATTCTCAAACTCTAGTTATTTTGTTGAATCCGATCGCCAAAATAATATAGAATCGGCAGAAGATCGGCAAATAACTGAAGTCAAATCAGAAAAAATCGAACCCAGCTTCACGCCTAATAGTCGTCGTCCCGATCCGCAGATGGAATATTACCGCAAACTGGCTGGGCAAGTAAATCCGACGAAAAAATAGGAGTTAGGGGTTAGTGAAAGGAAAAGGGGGACAAGGGGGATAAGGGAACAATTCTAGTCACCAGCCACCAGTCACTAGTCACTGATAACTGATAACTGACAACTGATAACTGAAAAATGCCAGAAGTCCGATTCGATAAGTACTATCGCTATGCAGACTTGACCGAGATTGTAGGCGCATACGCCCGAGAATTTCCGCACCTGGTACGCCTGCAAAGCATTGGTAAAAGCTACGAAGGCAGAGACATTTGGCTGTTGACAGTTACCAATTTCGCGACGGGTGACGATCCAGATAAGCCTGCTTTGTGGGTAGATGGTAATATCCATGCCACCGAACTTGCGCCTTCAAGTGCCTGCCTGTATTTACTGCAAGCGTTGGTGACTGGCTACGGCACTCAACCTGATATTACCCGTTGCTTGGACACTCGCGTATTTTATATCTGTCCCCGCGTCAATCCTGATGGCGCTGAGTTGGCGTTAGCAGATCGACCAAAGTTTATCCGTTCTAGCACTCGTCCTTATCCTCACCAGGGAGAACGAGACGAAGGATTAGTCATGACAGATATGGACGGAGATGGTCGAATTCTACAAATGAGAATACCAGATCCGAATGGTGCTTGGAAAGTTTGCCCAACTGAACCGCGTTTATTAATTCCACGGGAACCAATAGAAACAGGCGGACAATATTACCGCATCCTCCCAGAGGGAGAAATTGAAAACTACAACGGCATCCAGATTGACATTCCACCACCGAAAGAAGGACTCGACTTAAACCGCAATTTTCCGAGTGGATGGCGACAAGAACAAGAGCAAATGGGAGCTGGACCCTATCCTGCCTCAGAAGCAGAAGTGCGATCGCTAGTTGATTTTATTACCAGTCATCCTAATATTACAGGGGCGATCGCCTTTCATACTTTTAGTGGTGTTATCCTGCGCCCGTACAGCCATCAGAGCGATGACGAGTTACCCACCAAAGATTTGCGCGTTTACCAACGCATCGGCAATCAAGCCACCGAACTAACTCAATACCCTGCTGTCTCGGTCTTTCACGAATTTCGCTACGATCCCAAAGACTTTATTACAGGTGCATTTGACGATTGGGCTTACGAACACCAAGGAGTATTTGCCTGGACGGTAGAAATTTGGAGTCCGCAGCGTCAAGCCGGAATTAAAGAGTATAAACTTATCGACTGGTATAGAGAACACCCTTTTGAAGATGACTTAACCATGCTGCGTTGGAGCGATGAAGTTCTGGGTGGTAAAGGTTATGTCGATTGGTATCCCTTCAACCATCCCCAACTCGGTGAAGTCGAACTAGGAGGCTGGGATGCAATGTATGCCTGGTCAAATCCTCCCCCCCAGTTTTTGGAAAAAGAGCTGGCGCGTTTTCCCGAGTGGTTGGTATGGCACTTGTTAATCTCACCTCAGTTGGAAATCTATGAGGCGAGTATCAGTCACTTAGGCGGTTCTAACTACCGCATCCGCTTTGCCGTTCAAAATACAGGTTGGCTACCTACCTACGTTACGGAAAGAGCAATGGATAAAAAACTGGTACGGGGTTGTCTATGTGAAATCGAGCTACCAGAAGGGGCAAAATTGGTAACAGGTAAATTGCGAGAAGATGTAGGACAACTCGAAGGACGCGCCTACCAACCTTCTGCACCCCTGAGAAGACAAGCCGATTCTACAAGCGATCGCGCTTTGGTTGAATGGGTAGTATACGCGCCTGACGATGGCACAGTATTCAAATTAACTGCTCGTCACGATCGCGCCGGAGTCGTCCGTACTCAGTTAACAGTTGACAGTTAACAGTTATCAGTGACCAGTTAATTCTGACTTACGACTTACGACTTACAACTTACGACTTACCGATAACTCTCCCATATTCTGTTCTTAAAGTCATGACGGTATGCTCCGATTATTCCTATCTTGCAGCGTAGGATTACAGCTCTAGAGGATAAAAAATATGGGGTTAAAATTTCCGTTCAGTTTCAGTCTGGCTTCACTCAAACGTTTTATCCCAATTGTTATTGTTACTTTCGGATTAACTTTTATATTTCACTTCTTTGCTGCAACTCCAGCTGTTAACAAACCTCATCCCAAAATCGTCCTGATTTCCCTAGATGGCGCGACACCACCGTTGCTCGATCGCTACTTTGCAACTGGTGTATTAGATAAACATAAGGGATTGGGACTGTTGCAAAGTCAAGGACTTGTTGCCAAACAAAATCAAACTATCACCCCGTCTCTAACTGCGCCAGCCCATATTGCGATCGGGACTGGTTCTACAGCTGCTCGTAACAATATTAATGCTAATAGCTTTCACCTCGTCGCCAGTCCTTTCAAACAAAATATCAGCGGTTTTGCGGCTCCAATTGGCGGCTACTCGGTAGGAATTGATGGACCCTTAGATGACCATACCCAAACTGCTGAATCTCTCTGGATTGCGCTGCGGAACAACGGTAAGAAAGTCGTTGCGGCTACCTTTCCCGGTGCAGATGGACTCGATATCAAAATTCCTGGTTTAACAGACAGCCCAATTGTCCAATCAGCTAGCGATCGCACGGTAGATTACACTGTACCGTATGGTGCGTTTGGCGGCGTAGGAGCTAGGGGCTTTAGCTTCACAGCAGCAGATTTTAGCGACGCTGCTAGCGAAATTATTCAGCAACTCACAACCGCAGGTAAAACATCTTTTAGTCCCGTGAAAGTCACGACTCTCGAAACCATTCCTGCAAGCGGTTCGGGTAGCTTGACTGGTGGCGGCGGTCCCTACAACCTGCAAGTAGCGGCGATCGATACGAGCAACGATAAAGCGGTTAACTACGATACTTTAATTATTTTTGATGCCGATCGCGGTATCCAACCTAGAGCATCTCAACCCCCTGCTACTGGTTCCGCGTACCTCAAGGCTAGCGATCGCACCTCCAGTTTATTTTACTTTGAAGGCAGTACAAATAAAGTTGGTACGAGTTTCTATGTAACTCAACTCACCCCCGACCTTTCCCAGGTGCGGTTAGCGCGTTATTCTGCTAACTATATTCCTCGCAATCCAGCAGTTTTGGCGGATGTGGACGATGCAAACGATCGTGTTGGGTTCTGGGTTCCTCAGCCTGACTTCCGCATCCCCGAACGAATCAGTCCAGGCTTTGATGATTTTCCCGATTTAGAACTAGAAGCCATTTATCAAGATCAAGTTCATACTTTTGTAGATTACCAGACGCGGATTGCTTTGCGGGCGATCGCCCAAAATCCCGATGCGGATCTTGTCTTGACATATATCGAACAACCTGATGGTTCGGGACACCAATTTCTGATTACCGATCCTCGCCAAGCTACTGATTTTCGCAATCCAAACTCGATTGGGAATAATCAAGACCGAGAAAAAATTGAGCGATATCAAAAGTATCTGCGATCGGCTTATCAAGAAGCAAATACAGCCGTGCAGCGAATTATTGAGGCTGTTGGAACAAATAAGCGCGGTAGACCGAATAGTAATGTTATCGTAGTTTCCGACCACGGTTTTGCCCCGTTCCACACCGCAGTTAGCCTCAACAACTACCTCAGCAGCTTGGGCTTTGATAATACAAAAGTACGAGCAATTACCTCGGGTCCAGCGGTCAACATTTACATCAATTTGCAGGGACGAGAACCGGATGGCACTGTGAGTCAAGCAGAATATGTCACGCTGCAACAACAGTTGGTTGATGCGCTATCCAAATTTACCGATACTAATCCAAACTATACTGCGGGGAACGGATCTGTAGCGATCTTCGATAAGATTTACGCTCGTCCCATACCTAGCGATCCGAGCGATCGCAACTTTGGCTTAGATACAAGTGAGTTTATCGGTCAAGACAGTGGAGATGTTTTTGCAATTATGCAGCTGGGGTACAATTTTGACGGCACTCAAACCCCAGCAGTACAACGTTTGGGCGATCCGACTTCAGAGACTCCATTGCTATCAGTCCCCAACTTCTACGGCGTTCATGGCTACGATCCAGAATTACCAGAGATGAGCGCAATTTTTTATGCTGCTGGATCGGATATTGGTGCTGGGACAATTCAGCGAGTGCGTAATATCGATATTGCCCCTACGATCCTGCGAATTTTGGGCGTGCAACCAGCGCCTACTGTGGAAGGCAATCCGGTCAATCTAGGTCGGGCGTAAGACTTGCGCCGCCAATCCCAACCCCCGCCAAATTGGGGCATTTATTTCCCCCTTTTGAAGGGGGGTTAGGGGGGATCTTACGCTTAACCAAAAAGTATTGGGTTAGGGGGGATCTCTCTTGTCGCAGTCAAACAATAAATAACCTTCGTTAAAAATTGCGATCGCTCCAGACCCGCCAAAACATTAAGAATATCTTAAGAATAAAAATAAATTCCAGAAATATGCTGCTATGCTTATTCGCTAATTATTCAGCAGTAGATCGTTCTACAACTCAATCCTAGACAGAATTCTGTCAATGTGAATCCAAAAACTAACTGAATTACGACCTAACAGAGGAAAGTCAATGCCAGATAGCGTTTCTCTAGTGGATGGCATATTTATCGGTTACATATTTGCCAATTGCATATTTCTCGATCGCTCACAGCTAATTTACTTATATTCGCAAAATTCACTCAAGTTCCGAAATTTATAAGTAAGTGTGATGTATCGATTTACCTAAGTGCGATCGCAACTTTGACGACAGTTAACCACAGTTTAGATCGCTAAAATTCTGAATGTTTTTGCCGTTTACTTAATCCATGAGGAGTTTTTATGTCTAGACGTATGTGCTGGTTATCTCAAGCCCAACAGGGAGAAAAAATCTTACACTTACAACTCTCGCCCGACGAGCCTTGGAAGCCATATACTGCTTTTCGCCAATTCGCCGTACCAGACTATCCGATTCCAGGTGGTTCTAAAGGTTGGGCAACCTACCAAAAGTTATTAAAAGCAGGTTGGACTTTGGTGCATAGCTCCCGCGCTCAAGAATTTACCGTTAAGGATGCCAGCATCGTCAACAACTCATAACTCCTAAAAGGATTTTGTCAGAGGAGTTAGGAGTCATTCTATACTCCTGTCTCCTTCTAAAAACACTACACGTTAAACCGAAACAGCATCACGTCCCCTTCCTTGACGATGTATTCTTTTCCTTCACTACGGACTAAGCCTTTCTCTTTAGCGCCATTCATCGAGCCATTGGCTACTAAGTCGTCGTAAGCCACCGTTTCAGCGCGAATAAAACCTCGCTCAAAATCAGAGTGAATGACTCCAGCAGCTTGCGGTGCTACCATTCCGGCGGTAATTGTCCAAGCGCGAGTTTCTTTTGGACCCGTAGTAAAGTAGGTACGCAAACCGAGTAATTCGTAGGTAGCGCGAATTAAAGATTTTAACCCGCCTTCTTCTACCCCTAATGTGGCAAGAAATTCGGCTCGTTCTTCTTCTGGGATTTCGACTAATTCCGATTCTACTTGTGCTGAAACTATAACCACCTGTGCTTTATCAGAGGCTGCAAACTGCCTGACTTGTTCCACCCATTGGTTTCCAGTTGACAGATCGTCCTCCGATACGTTTGCGGCATAAATAACTGGTTTAGCTGTGAGCAATCCCAACCCTTTAATTAAGACAGCTTCTTCATCAGTTAGACTGACTTGACGGGCTGGTCTACCTAGATTGATAGCTTCTGTCAATTTATCTAACACAGTCAATTCAAGCTGAGCTTCTTTGCTGGTTCGAGCTAGCTTGCGGGCGCGATCGCTTCTGCGTTCGATTTGGGCTAAATCTGCTAAACCCAGTTCTAAATTAATCACCTCAATATCTCGTACCGGATCGACAGAACCAGCGACGTGAATGATATCGTCATTCTCAAAACAACGCACGACATGAACGATCGCATCAACTTCGCGGATGTGGGAAAGAAATTGATTGCCTAGTCCTTCTCCCTGACTTGCACCTTTGACCAAACCCGCAATATCGACAAACTCAACCCGCGTAGGCACGATTTGCGCGGAGTTAGAAATTTCGGCAAGCACCTTTAGTCGTTCATCTGGTACGGCAACCACGCCCACATTTGGTTCAATCGTACAAAAAGGAAAATTAGCCGCCTCCGCTTTGGCATTGGCAACTAAAGCATTAAACAATGTAGATTTGCCGACATTAGGCAGTCCGACAATTCCGGCTCTGAGCATGGCTGTGTAACGATCGCTAATTCCTTTGTCAGGATAACAAAATCTCAGAGGAATATATGAAACCGAATTTCACAAAATTCACGGAGGTTTTTACTACAGCTGAATCCTATCCTGAAAAAACTATCTAGGTTAATGTAGGTCAATGTTTGTGTTTCAGAATCGGACTTCTACTTTATTTATTGCTGCTAGCTTATACTTCTCAGTTATTGGTGCGATCGCTACAGTCGCCAGAGCCGATATCCGCGATTTTACGCTACACAATGAAACCAGTGTCAATATTCAGGAACTACATATATCTAACTCTGGTGCTGATAAGTGGGGGGCAAATCTTCTAGATAAAGATGTCCTGCTTCCAGATGAAGCGGCTGACATAGTTTTTGAAGACGACTCCGCCTCATGCCTTTACGACATCCGAGCTATGACTAATGATGGTGAAATAGACAAGCGCCAAGTTAATCTTTGCGAAACTGTAGATTTCTCGATCGCAGAATAGCATTTGCTGCCTACACCGGTTCGGGAATTGGTTGCGGAATTGGTGCGGGTACGGGTTGGGGGATTGGTGCGGGTACTGGTTCCGGTACTGGCGATGGAATTGGCTGCGGTGCTGGACTCGGTACTGGTTCTGGTGCTGGTGAGGGCGTTGGTTCTGGAGTCGGTAGGGGACTCGGTGTCGGATCGGGAATTTGTGGATCGGGAATATAAATCATAGGTAGATGAGATTAAATGCATTACTCATCTAAGCTAAAAAGCGATCGCCACTTCTGACATCTCCCGAAATGCCTACACTTAGATACTGAAAAAACTAGGCAACTTGCTTAGATGGCATTCACATAAATTGCCTAGTTATTCATCTTCCCTCAGACATTATTTAGATCTCCATTTGTGGAAAATCAGAAAGATTATTCTCTATAAGTCGTGCTACCTACAGTTCGATCGGGGTCGCGATATGCTGTAGGTTCTTTTCTCTTTCTTCCAGCTAGACCGAGTAATCCAGCTAGACCGAGTAAGCCAAGCCAACCCCAGTTACTATCATCATTGCGATCGTCTACGTCATCGTCAACAACTGTAGGTTGAGTCGTTGTTGTTCCAGCGTCTGGGGTGGTAGTGGTTTGTGCAGATACAGGTAGTGCTGTCAAGCTGAAGGCGAGAACTCCAGCACCAATTATTTTAGAAAGAGCAGCAATTTTCATGGTTAAGTTTTCTGGTTGAATTGTTATGCTGCCTACTAATCTATTCAGTAGCAATCTAAACTAAATCGCTCTTAAGCCAGAAAACTCATTTGTTGGTAGATCTAGCTAGAGAAATAGAAAAAATACTTCTCTTAACCAAATTTAACTTTTGGCTTGTAGTTAAATTAACTTCTTATTAGTAGTTTTTCATCGCCCTTTGTATCTCTCTTTGGTCTTGACGACGCTTTAAATCTTCCCGCTTGTCATGGAGTTTTTTCCCTTTAGCAAGTCCAATACTAATTTTGACTAAGCCGCGTTTGAGATACAGTTTTAGCGGCACTAATGTCAAGCCCTGTTGTTCTACCTTACCAATCAGCTTGCGAATTTCCTGCCGATGCAGTAGGAGTTTACGAGTGCGGCGAGGGTCGTGATTAAAATATTGACTGCTGCTAGTATAGGGTGAGATATGAACGTTAATTAGCCATGCCTCTCCGTTACGAATAAGAGCATAGCCATCTTGCAGGTTGACTTTACCTGCACGGATTGACTTGACTTCTGTACCCATGAGTTGCAGTCCTGCCTCATAGGTTTCGAGGATATCGTACAAAAAGCGGGCTTTGCGATTGTCGCTCAATACCTTATAACCGTCGTTGTCGCTCATTGAAGTTTTCTTGCAGTATTCTCGTGCTGCTCTAAAGTACTAAAGTAAGGGGAAAATAGATTATCGACTATTTGCTAAAAGATTTACATCTACCTTGCTAAAAGTTAAGGTATGCTGGCTATTGCGAACTTATCACGTTTCTCGCTATCTTGCCATGCTAAATCGCTAGATTATTTTAGGGACTTTAACCCGTCAGACATACTTCTAAAATCCCTGCCTCCTATCTCCTACT is from Scytonema millei VB511283 and encodes:
- a CDS encoding DUF58 domain-containing protein produces the protein MIPARRVYLLLLLGIAVAPLLATIWNVPRSILVMLLFDTVILGLTIADSLLVRRHRIQVERSLPARLSIGRDNLVVVTVRSLKKSAQIQIYDYYPMQFAVSANTLTAALASNSTTDLTYTIHPNQRGEFGWGDLQVRQLGAWGLGWDNWKIPQSQKVKVYPDLVGLRSLSIRLTLQSAGSIRKLRQRGIGTEFAELKDYSTGDDLRLIDWKATARRNRPLVRVLEPEHEQTLIILLDRGRLMTAQVSGLKRFDWGLNATLALALAGIHRGDRVGVGVFDKQMQTWIPPERGQNQLNKLIDRLTPIQPVLLESDYISAVTSIVKQQARRALVVLITDIVDITASAELLAALGRLTPRYLPFCVTLRDRQVDRLANTSTDEVNPTYARAVALDLLSQRQVAFAGLKQKGVLVLDAPADLISEQLVERYLQLKARNQL
- a CDS encoding DUF2157 domain-containing protein, which encodes MKIYKEDLSWAASQGLITEAQADALWQALSHRSGDRPQFNFANVAFYFGALVVISAMSWFMNLAWESFGGGGMFLLASIYTFCFVMAGKTLYFHQNMKIPGGLLFAIAVCMTPLAIYGLQRWMGFWIQGDPGVYRNYYVWIKGSWFLMELGTVIAGLIALKFVRFPFLTAPIAFSLYFMSMDLTPLLFGKNDFTWEQRLLVSLWFGIACIVVAYLIDLRTRRRDGDFAFWLYLFGLLAFWFGMTLMGNSNEWQKFIYCLINLGLILLSVLLKRKVFMVFGAMGVFGYLGHLAYTVFKDALLFPFALTVLGISIIYLGVLYQRHSRAIEHFCDRFLPQELRQLLPRD
- a CDS encoding M14 family metallopeptidase — protein: MPEVRFDKYYRYADLTEIVGAYAREFPHLVRLQSIGKSYEGRDIWLLTVTNFATGDDPDKPALWVDGNIHATELAPSSACLYLLQALVTGYGTQPDITRCLDTRVFYICPRVNPDGAELALADRPKFIRSSTRPYPHQGERDEGLVMTDMDGDGRILQMRIPDPNGAWKVCPTEPRLLIPREPIETGGQYYRILPEGEIENYNGIQIDIPPPKEGLDLNRNFPSGWRQEQEQMGAGPYPASEAEVRSLVDFITSHPNITGAIAFHTFSGVILRPYSHQSDDELPTKDLRVYQRIGNQATELTQYPAVSVFHEFRYDPKDFITGAFDDWAYEHQGVFAWTVEIWSPQRQAGIKEYKLIDWYREHPFEDDLTMLRWSDEVLGGKGYVDWYPFNHPQLGEVELGGWDAMYAWSNPPPQFLEKELARFPEWLVWHLLISPQLEIYEASISHLGGSNYRIRFAVQNTGWLPTYVTERAMDKKLVRGCLCEIELPEGAKLVTGKLREDVGQLEGRAYQPSAPLRRQADSTSDRALVEWVVYAPDDGTVFKLTARHDRAGVVRTQLTVDS
- a CDS encoding alkaline phosphatase family protein, whose amino-acid sequence is MGLKFPFSFSLASLKRFIPIVIVTFGLTFIFHFFAATPAVNKPHPKIVLISLDGATPPLLDRYFATGVLDKHKGLGLLQSQGLVAKQNQTITPSLTAPAHIAIGTGSTAARNNINANSFHLVASPFKQNISGFAAPIGGYSVGIDGPLDDHTQTAESLWIALRNNGKKVVAATFPGADGLDIKIPGLTDSPIVQSASDRTVDYTVPYGAFGGVGARGFSFTAADFSDAASEIIQQLTTAGKTSFSPVKVTTLETIPASGSGSLTGGGGPYNLQVAAIDTSNDKAVNYDTLIIFDADRGIQPRASQPPATGSAYLKASDRTSSLFYFEGSTNKVGTSFYVTQLTPDLSQVRLARYSANYIPRNPAVLADVDDANDRVGFWVPQPDFRIPERISPGFDDFPDLELEAIYQDQVHTFVDYQTRIALRAIAQNPDADLVLTYIEQPDGSGHQFLITDPRQATDFRNPNSIGNNQDREKIERYQKYLRSAYQEANTAVQRIIEAVGTNKRGRPNSNVIVVSDHGFAPFHTAVSLNNYLSSLGFDNTKVRAITSGPAVNIYINLQGREPDGTVSQAEYVTLQQQLVDALSKFTDTNPNYTAGNGSVAIFDKIYARPIPSDPSDRNFGLDTSEFIGQDSGDVFAIMQLGYNFDGTQTPAVQRLGDPTSETPLLSVPNFYGVHGYDPELPEMSAIFYAAGSDIGAGTIQRVRNIDIAPTILRILGVQPAPTVEGNPVNLGRA
- the ychF gene encoding redox-regulated ATPase YchF, coding for MLRAGIVGLPNVGKSTLFNALVANAKAEAANFPFCTIEPNVGVVAVPDERLKVLAEISNSAQIVPTRVEFVDIAGLVKGASQGEGLGNQFLSHIREVDAIVHVVRCFENDDIIHVAGSVDPVRDIEVINLELGLADLAQIERRSDRARKLARTSKEAQLELTVLDKLTEAINLGRPARQVSLTDEEAVLIKGLGLLTAKPVIYAANVSEDDLSTGNQWVEQVRQFAASDKAQVVIVSAQVESELVEIPEEERAEFLATLGVEEGGLKSLIRATYELLGLRTYFTTGPKETRAWTITAGMVAPQAAGVIHSDFERGFIRAETVAYDDLVANGSMNGAKEKGLVRSEGKEYIVKEGDVMLFRFNV
- a CDS encoding WGxxGxxG family protein, which encodes MKIAALSKIIGAGVLAFSLTALPVSAQTTTTPDAGTTTTQPTVVDDDVDDRNDDSNWGWLGLLGLAGLLGLAGRKRKEPTAYRDPDRTVGSTTYRE
- the smpB gene encoding SsrA-binding protein SmpB: MSDNDGYKVLSDNRKARFLYDILETYEAGLQLMGTEVKSIRAGKVNLQDGYALIRNGEAWLINVHISPYTSSSQYFNHDPRRTRKLLLHRQEIRKLIGKVEQQGLTLVPLKLYLKRGLVKISIGLAKGKKLHDKREDLKRRQDQREIQRAMKNY